The Terriglobus roseus sequence CGCCCTCATGTTCGATAGTTCCAGGTAATCGGTGTCAACGGACTGCATCATGCTCTGCATCCCTCCGGGTGCTGAACAGCAATTGCCGTGTCCAAATCACCTGTCTGAACCATCACGCCGCTCTCCGGCGACAGGGCCAACGTAAGTGACGACTGCGTAACTACAGTCGGGTTCTCCCACGCAACGGAAGAGGACTGCGAGTGTAATCCGATCAGACCGATCCTGGACAGGCTTATTGTTCTGCGAGCAATCGTCATGCCAAGTCCGTCCGTCATGGACTGGACTGGCGTTAAGAAACTGCTGCAAGAGATCCCAATGGATAAGGCTTGGATGGAGTCAGAATCCACCGATCGATGCGAGATCGAAAGCCGGACTCTGAAGCCTCTGGCCGGAGAACGAACCATCGAAGCGTTTCGGTGTGGCTTCCAAATGCAAACTCGGACTCTGGAGGGAAGAGCTCCCATTGTTCTTATCCAGGCGAGGAATCGTCGCCTAAGCGGTTTCGGAAGCGTTTCCTGCGTTCTATGAAAACGTTTCGAACGACGATTGACCATCGTTGTCGCGGACCTCTATAGTGCAACCGGGCGTTCGTCCAAGTTCCCGTCTGAGGTATCAGCTGTGCGTCGTGAGTCTTCCGTAGTTCTTGGAGCCGGTCTCCTTGCCCTGAGTGCGTTCGCACAGGACACCCGACACGTGACCGAGCCGACCGTCCCTCGTGCCTGCACCGTGCTCAAGGCGCAACTCCATGCTGAGAACAACAATCTCCGCGAACAGGATGAGCAGCGTCTGGACACCGAGCGCATCCAGAGGGCAATGGACACCTGCGCGAAGGGCAGCGCGGTAGAGCTCCATTTGGACGGTGCCTCGAATGCCTTCCTCAGTGGCCCTCTCGAACTGCGTGACGGAGTCACCCTGCTCATCGACAAGGGCGTGACGCTGTATGCATCGCGCGACCCGAAGGTGTTCGATACCGTACCCGGCGGCTGTGGTACCACCGGTCCGGAGAATAAGCCCTGCAAGCCGCTGATCACGGTGAAGGATGTGAAGAATGCGGCCATCATGGGCGACGGCGTGATCGATGGTCGCGGCGGTAGCAAGCTGATTGGCAAGACCTACTCCTGGTGGGAGCAGTCGCGCGCGGCAGAGCCGACGAATGCTCGCTATTCCGCATTCCGCCTGGTGGTTGCGAATCACGCGGATGGCTTGATCCTGTATCGGATTCGCCTGCACAACTCTCCGAACTTTCACGTCACCGTTAGTAATACGGACGGCTTCACTGCGTGGGGTGTCCATCTGCTGACACCGACCGTGCGCGGGACTGACGCGCGCAATACCGACGGCATCGATCCCGGGTCGTCGACGAATATCACCGTCGCCAAGAGCTGGATTGATAACGGCGATGACAACATCGCCATCAAGGCCAGCGTTCATCACATGAGCGTTCTCGATAACCACTTCTACACGGGCCATGGCATGTCGATGGGCTCTGAAGCGCGCGATGAGGCGGACATTCTCGTCGATACGCTGACGCTGGATCACACGACCAGCGGCGTCCGCATCAAGAGCAACGTGCAGCGCGGAGGCCTGGTGCGAAATGTGGTCTATCGCAACCTTTGCATGCGCGACGTGCAGGTGCCGATCTCGGTGAGCCCGTTCTACAACGGACAGACGACCGATGGCATTGACGACCTTGGAATGACGGGGACATTCACACCGGACTACAAGGGAATCCGACTTGAGAATGTGTTGAGCCTGACTCCAGGCGTCGTGCAGGTCGCCGGCCTCAACGCGGAGCATGCGACGGAACTTACGCTGGACGGTGTGGAAGTACGCGGCATCAAACCCGATTCGGCAAAGGCTCGCTTCAGTTCAATCACCTACGGACCGAAGGGGGCGAATTTCACCTTCACAGGGACGGCCGTAACCAACTCACCGGCGGCGCCGACGCTGAAGACGAGTTTCTCGTGCGATGGAAAGTTTCTGCCTTACCAGGATTAGAGCACTCGCGTGACGAGCACCACCAACATCGGAAGAGAGTTCAATGCGCCTATCGCGGATCACCTTCGGCATCGCTGCAACCGCACTCCTTATCAGCCTTGCCGCGCAAGCTGAGGACGCCTACGTGCCGCAGCCACCCGAGCACCGGCGACCCGGCACGACGCTCCGCATCGACCTCATTGGCGATTCCACACAGACCGATAATGCGGGCTATGGTCGTGGCTTCTGTGCCCACCTTTCGCCGAAGGTGGACTGCCTGAACATGGCAAAGGGCGGGGCCAGCACCAAGACCTATCGCGAAGATGGCCTTTGGGATCGCGCACTGAGTACGAAGCCGGATTACATGCTGATCCAGTTTGGTCACAACGACATTGAGTCATCCGAACATCTGGCGCGACAGGTGACCATCGAGGTCTACGAGCAAAACCTGCGACGTTTTGTCGATGAGGCGCGTTCGCATGGCATCAAGCCGGTCCTGGTAACGCCTTTGACCCGTCGCTACTTCCAGAAAGATGGCAAGGTCCATAGCGACCTGCTGCAGCACGCCGCGGTCATGAAGCGTGTTGCTGCGGACATGCACGTGCCTGTCATCGATCTGCAGACCGAGAGCATCGCGTACCTCGATCGCATCGGCGAAGTTGCAGGTACAAAGCTCGGCATTACCAAGAAGGATGCAGAAGGGAAGCTGGCACCGGACAAGACGCACTTGAACTGGGCCGGGAGCTTCGTCTTTGGGCGTATGGTCGCGGTCGATCTTGGCAAGGCCGTACCAACGTTACATCCTTATCTTCTGAGGACGCCCGCCGCACTCCCGCCTGAGGGCGAGCTTGCCATGCGCGTCTTCGAGGGTAAGCCTTTCAAGATCGTCCTTGTTGGTGATTCCACGACAGCGACTGAAGGTGGTTGGGGTCCGGGCTTCTGCGCGACGCTTACCTCGAACGTCACATGTGTGGACCTGGGCGCGAACGGCCGCAGTACCAAGTCCTACCTCGACGAGGGACTTTGGACGAAGGCTCTGGCAGAAAACGGGAATTACTACACCTTCCAGTTCGGCCACAATGATCAGAAGGACGATCCGAAGCGTCACACCGATCCTGCGACGACCTACAGCGATAACCTGCGGCGCTTCATCCGTGAAACGCGCGCTATGGGTGGCATTCCGATCGTGCTTAGTCCACTGTCGCGCCGCACTTACAAAGACGGCAAGCTGGTCGAAACAGATGGTCTGAAGGAATATGGTGCTGCGGCGCGGCAGGTTGCGGCGGAGGAGAGGGTCAACTTCGTCGATCTGCTGGGCCTGTCGCAAAAGTTCCTGTCGACCATGACGCAGGAAGAAGCGGACGCCTTTGACATGGTCGGGCACCCGGACGCTAAGGCTGAGAACGCAGCACCTGCAAAGCCCGATCGGACGCATCTGAACGACAAGGGTAAGGCGGTCTTTGGCCGCATGGTTGCCGACAACATCATCCGTTCGCAGGTCGAACTGGGCCCTAACGTAAACGGACTGCCTGCAGGCGCCACGCCGATGCTGCAGCCTGCTTCCACCGACGGCCATTAAGACCACCAACAACCGAAAGGGAATTACCGTGCCACGCGTTTCCTTACTCCACGTGCTTGCCCTTGCCGGCATCTGCGCCGCCTCGCTTCCTGGCCAATCGATTAAACCCATCACCGTTGCGCCGGTCGGCAAGGCTGACTTTCACACCGTGCAGGACGCCGTCGACCACGCGCCCGACACCGGCGCCGTGATCCGTATCGCACCTGGCAAGTATCGCGAGAAGGTCCACATCTCCAAGCCGAACATCCACTTCATCGGCATGGGGAAGCAGCCACAGGATGTGGTGCTCAGCTGGAACGACTCTGCGAAGAGCGCGGGTGGCACGGGCAAGAGCGGCAGCGTCAGTGTTGATGCAGACGGCTTCGAGGCAGAGAACCTGACCATTGAGAACACCTGGGAGCTTGAGCACACACGCAGCGAAGAAGGCTCGCAGGCGGTGGCACTGCTGAT is a genomic window containing:
- a CDS encoding glycoside hydrolase family 28 protein encodes the protein MTEPTVPRACTVLKAQLHAENNNLREQDEQRLDTERIQRAMDTCAKGSAVELHLDGASNAFLSGPLELRDGVTLLIDKGVTLYASRDPKVFDTVPGGCGTTGPENKPCKPLITVKDVKNAAIMGDGVIDGRGGSKLIGKTYSWWEQSRAAEPTNARYSAFRLVVANHADGLILYRIRLHNSPNFHVTVSNTDGFTAWGVHLLTPTVRGTDARNTDGIDPGSSTNITVAKSWIDNGDDNIAIKASVHHMSVLDNHFYTGHGMSMGSEARDEADILVDTLTLDHTTSGVRIKSNVQRGGLVRNVVYRNLCMRDVQVPISVSPFYNGQTTDGIDDLGMTGTFTPDYKGIRLENVLSLTPGVVQVAGLNAEHATELTLDGVEVRGIKPDSAKARFSSITYGPKGANFTFTGTAVTNSPAAPTLKTSFSCDGKFLPYQD
- a CDS encoding rhamnogalacturonan acetylesterase, with the protein product MRLSRITFGIAATALLISLAAQAEDAYVPQPPEHRRPGTTLRIDLIGDSTQTDNAGYGRGFCAHLSPKVDCLNMAKGGASTKTYREDGLWDRALSTKPDYMLIQFGHNDIESSEHLARQVTIEVYEQNLRRFVDEARSHGIKPVLVTPLTRRYFQKDGKVHSDLLQHAAVMKRVAADMHVPVIDLQTESIAYLDRIGEVAGTKLGITKKDAEGKLAPDKTHLNWAGSFVFGRMVAVDLGKAVPTLHPYLLRTPAALPPEGELAMRVFEGKPFKIVLVGDSTTATEGGWGPGFCATLTSNVTCVDLGANGRSTKSYLDEGLWTKALAENGNYYTFQFGHNDQKDDPKRHTDPATTYSDNLRRFIRETRAMGGIPIVLSPLSRRTYKDGKLVETDGLKEYGAAARQVAAEERVNFVDLLGLSQKFLSTMTQEEADAFDMVGHPDAKAENAAPAKPDRTHLNDKGKAVFGRMVADNIIRSQVELGPNVNGLPAGATPMLQPASTDGH